Genomic DNA from Desulfuromonas versatilis:
GGCCGGCGAGGATCGCCTCCATCAGCTGGGTATCGTTGGAGGTCGGCGGGGCAGCCAGGTTGGCGACCCAGGAGCGGACGATCTGCTCGGTCTTCTGCTCGCCGTGCTCGGCGATCATCATCGCCACCAGCGACTGGTTGTAAACCTTTTTCGAGGTGCGCAGCAGCAGCCGTCCTTTCCACTGGGGCTCGCCCAGGGCCTCGTAGGTGCTGAGCTCTTCGGGCTTGACCCGCTCGGTGCTGTAGACGATGGTGCGGGCGCGCAGCGAGAGGCCGAACCACTGGTTGTCGGCGTCGCGCAGGAAGGGGGGGACGTTTTTCGCCAGCACTGCCGAGTTCACCGGCTGCAGCAGCCCTTCGTTGGCCGCGTGCCAGAGGTTGCCGGCGTCGACGGTGATCAGCAGGTCGGCGGGAGTGTTCTTCCCCTCGGCCTTGAGCCGCTCCATCAGCGGGCCTTCCTTGTCGGTGATGTACTTGAACTCCACGCCGGTCTCGGCGGTGTAGGCGTCGAACAGCGGCTTGATCAGCTGCTCGTTGCGGGCCGAGTAGACCACCAGTTCCTCTGCCAGAACCGGCCCGGCTGCCAGCATGGCCAGCATCCCTGCGAACAGTATCCTCTTGAAATTGAACTTTTTCATCGTTCCTCCAATGAATGTGATTTTGAAAACCGCTTTCAAAAATAGAGAAGAGTCCGGCAACTGTCAAGCAGAATTTTCCACCCCTGCCGGAAGCCGGCCCCGGATCCCCCTGGCAGCGGGGTTATTGCCAGGGCCCGGGCGATCTGTTAATCTCGCTGACCCGATGGTTTGATGTCGCTGCAAGACAACCCGTGCCCAGGGGGCAAGCCGTGCAGGAACTCGTGAATCTCATCCTGGCCGCCGGACGCTCCGCGGTCGATCTGGCCCTTTACATCCTGTTGCCGGTGATGATCGTCATGATGGCTTTCATGAAGTTGCTGGAGGCCAAGGGGGGCCTGGCCCTTATCGCCCGGTTCCTGAGCCCGGGGCTGCGCATCTTCGGCCTGCCCGGCAACGGCGCTTTCGCCATGGTCCAGCTGATGCTGGTGAGCTTCGCCGCCCCCGTCGCCACTCTCTCCATCATGGAGGGCGACGGCACTTCCCGGCGGGGGATCGCCGCCACCCTGGCCATGGTGTTCACCATGGCCCAGGCCAACGTGGTTTTTCCCATGGTGGCGGTGGGGCTGAATCTCGGAGCGATCATCGCCACCTCCATAGTCGGCGGCCTTGCCGCCGCGGCGCTGACCTACTACGTGTTCGCCCGCGGTTTCGGGGGCGAACAGGCCCCGCCGCCGCGCTGTGAAGAGGGCAGGCCGAAGCCGCACCGGACCACCGCGCTGAACATCATGATCACCGGCGGCCAGGAGGCGGTGCAGATCGTGCTCGGCGCCCTGCCGATCCTGGTGCTGGCCATTTTTCTGGTCGGCGTGCTCAAGGCGACCGGCGCCATCTCGTTGCTCGAATGGGCCCTTGGCCCCCTGTTCAACCTGGTCGGCCTGCCGGGGATCGCCGTGCTGCCGGTCGCCACCAAGTTTCTCGCGGGAGGGACCGCGATGATGGGGGTGGCCCTCGACCTGCTCAAGCAGGGGTCGCTGAGCGTCGCGGAACTCAATCGCATCGCCGGCTTCATCATCCATCCCTTCGACATCGTCGGGGTCGCCGTGCTCGGTTCCGCCGGCTCGCGCTGCGCTTCGGTGGTGCGGCCCGCGGTCGCCGGCGCCCTCGGCGGAGTGCTTATCCGCGGGGTGCTGCACCTGCTGATCTTCTGAGGGGGAGGATGGTTCGCTTACTGCCGTTCGGTGAAATCCCCGCCCCAGGTTTCGCCGGAAGGCGGTTCAGTCCTGCAGCTGCTGGACCTTGGCGGCGCAGATGAAATCGTTCTCCGAAAGACCGCCGATGGCGTGGGTGGTGTAGCTGACCCGGCAGGTGTTGTAACCCACCTGCAGGTCGGGATGATGGTTTTCCCGGTGGGCGATCCAGGCTACCGCGTTGACGAAAGCCATGGTCTGGCAGTAGTTTTTGAAGCGGAAGGTGCGATAAATCATCCCCTCCTGACTTTCCCACCCCTCCAGCCCCTGCAGTAGGCGCTCGGCTTGCTTTGCGCTCAGCGGTGGGGTGCCCCCCTCGCAGGGGGTGCAGCGCCGGTTTGCCAGCTCATTCTTTTCATTTCCCATGGTAACGCTCCCACGCTCCAGGTTCCCGCTGGACGGAAAAACTGCCGTTCCTGTTTCATCATTATACCGCGAAGCAGCCACCTGGCTCGGCCCCCCCCGAAGGCCTGTCCGTCAGGCACGGAATTTGCTTTGGTTTTGCCCGCAATTCCTTGCCTGGAACAAGGGTCGCCCAATTTCAGGACGGAACTGTGCGGCGAAGGCTTGGGCTGTTCGACCCGCATTTTCCGCTCCATTCTGTCACTTTTCCCAACAATCTGCAGGTGTCTTACCGATGGTTTCACAAGAGTATCAAGAGCGTTTCCAATTTGTTTTCAATCTGCCCGCCATCAGCGCCCTCATCGTCAATGCCCGGGGCGAATTCCTCGAGGCAAACCCCTTCGCCTGTCAATTTCTTGGCTACGCCAAGGAGGAGATGGCAGGGCTTTCGGTAAGGGAAGTGACCCATCCCGAAGACCTGGAAAAGAGCCTCGCCTTCTATTCTGCGGAGGGGCTCCAAAAACACCGCGCCTTCCACTATCGGAAGCGATTTCTCCGCAAGGACGGCCAGACCGTGTGGGGCCAGGTCTCGGCCGCCTGGATTCCCGGCGAGCTCGGGGAGGCCGAGCACGGACTGGTTCTGCTGCAGGACATCACGGAGCACCAGACGGCCCAGGAATCGGTGGCCGCCGAGCGAAGCTTTTTTCAGTCGGTCGTCGACAGCCTGGGCGACCCGGTCAAGGTCGTCGACTTGAACCAGCACATCCTCACCCTCAACCGGGCGGCCAAAAAAATGCTGCCGGAGAACGCGCCGGCCCCGCAAACCCAGCGCTGCGACCATGCCTCGCGGGCCTGTCAGCTGCCCTGCAGCGCCCTTGACGGCGCCTGCAACCTGGCGGTCATTCAGAAGACCGGCCAGCCGCTGGTGAGCCTGCAGCGCCTGGAGCTCGATTCGGGGGAGGTGCATGTCTACGAGATCACTGCCACACCCCTTTGGAATGAGCAGGGGGAGCTGAGGGGGATTGTTGAAACCTCGCGAAACATTACCGAGCGGCTGAAGGCCGCGGCAAAAATCGAGGAGAGCGAAAAGCGCCTGGAGTATCTCACCCATTACGACCCCCTCACCCGGCTGCCCAATCAGGCCTTGCTGCTCGACCGGCTGCAGCAGACCCTGGCCCGGGCTCAGCGCTCCTCCGGCAAAGTGGCGGTGTTGCTGCTGGATCTGGACCGGTTCAAGGCGATCATCCAGTCCCTCGGGGGGCGTTCGGGCAACCTGCTGCTGGCCGAAGTCGCCCGGCGGCTGGAGCTGCACGTGCGCAAGGCCGACACCCTGGCCCGCTACGGGGAGGACGAGTTCGTCGTGGTCCTGGAGCAGTTCGGCGATATCAACCAGGTGGTCGAAGTCGCCCAGCGGCTGCTGGATGAGTTGGCCCGGGAGGCGGACCTGGACGGAGTGCCGGTGTTCGTGACGGCCAGCATCGGCATCAGCCTGTTCCCGGAAGACGCCGGGGACGGGGACGGGCTGCTGCGCCGGGCCGAAGCTGCGATGCAGCGGGCGCAGGAGGAAGGGGGCAACGCCTACCAGTTCTACACCTCCGGCATGACCACCCAGACCCGGGAGCGGCTGGAACTGGAGGCACAGCTGCGTGAGGCCATCCGCAGCGACCAGCTGCAGTTGTACTATCAACCCCAGGTGAACCTGGTCTCGGGGCGCTGCATCGGCAGCGAGGCCCTGGTGCGCTGGATGCATCCCCACAAGGGGATGATCTCCCCGGGCGCCTTCATCCCTCTGGCGGAAGAGACGGGGCTGATCGAGCCCCTCGGGCTGTGGGGATTGAGGACCGCCTGCGCCTGGAACAGATCGCTCCAGGAGCGGGGCCTGACCCCGGTTCCGGTTTCGGTGAACATTTCGGCGCGGCAATTCTTCCGCCCGAACTTTTCCGCCCTGGTGGCCCGCATTCTCGAGGAGACCGGCCTGGAGGCGCGTTACCTGGAGCTGGAGATCACCGAGAGCATGCTGATGAAGGACGTCAAAACGGCCATCGCGGTGATGCAGCAACTCAAGGAGCAGGGGATTTCCCTGGCCTTGGACGATTTTGGCACCGGCTATTCCTCCCTGAGTTACCTGCGCCAGTTCCCCATCAAGAAACTGAAAATCGACCAGTCGTTCATCCGCGACCTGGTGCGCGACGCCAACGCCGCCGCCATTACCCGCGCGGTCATCGCCCTGGCGCAGAGCCTGAACCTGAGGGTCATCGCCGAGGGGGTGGAAACCAGGGAGCAGGCCGAGCTGCTCAAGACCATGGGCTGCTACGAAATCCAGGGTTATCTGTTCAGCAGGCCGCTGCCGGCCAAGGAGGCCGAGGCCTATCTGGCCCGCGGTTGAGGGGCGCTTAGCCCAAGGGGCACCGACAAGACGCGCATGGCCCACCCGGACTACCGGGTGGGCCATGCGCGTCTTGGGGATTTGGGGTTTGCGCCGGTTGTCGCAGTTGTTGATTTGCCCGTTGGTCGAGCCCGGTGCCCCGCTGTCCCCCTTGAGGTTAGGCAGGATGGTTCAGGCGCGCAGCTTGCCGGCCTCGCTCGGGAATTGGGTTCCCCCCCTGCGGAAGGCTCGCCTCACAACAGCGAGCGCAGCTCGGCGGTGAACCGCTCGATCTCCTCGAGGGTGTTGTAGTAGTGCAGCGAAGCCCGCAGCAGCGGCGGATGGGGATGGCGCCGGGAACTGACCGGGTTGGCGGAGGAGGGGACGCACGAGAGGTTGATGCGCCGGGCGGCGAGCTGGCGCTGCAGCCGCTCGGCGGGAGCCTGGGCGGCGTGAAAGGTGACGATGCCGCACTGACGCAGGCCCCGGTCGGCGACGGTCAGGCCGTCGAGGGCGGCGAGCTGCCGGCGCAGTTCAGCCGCCAGACCCCCGATGCGCTCGGCGATGACCTCGAGGCCCCACCCCAGGGCATAGTCGATGGCCACCCCCAGGGCGAGCTGGCCGGCGCAGCTGCGCTCCCAGCATTCGAAGCGCCGGGCGTCGGGGCGCAGCCGGTAGTCTCGGTGCTGAGAAGATCTGCGGCGTGATGGTTGAGCTCCGCCGGTTCGAGCCGCTCGAGCAGGGCTCGGCGCACGTAGAGCAGGCCGCTGCCGCGCGGGCCGCGCAGGAATTTGCGCCCGGTGCCGCAGAGCAGGTCGCAGCCGATCTGCTGCACATCCACGGGCAGCTGGCCGAGGGCCTGGCAGGCGTCGAGGAGCAGGGGGATGCCCGCACCCCGGGCGATGCGGCCGACCGCTGCCGCCGGGTTGACCAGCCCGTTCCCCGAAGGGACCTGGGTCAGGCAGATCAGCTTGACCCGCGGGTCGATGAGCTTTTCCAGTGCGGCCACGTCGATCTGGCCGTGTTCGTCGTCCGGCACCCAGACGATCTCCACCCCCCGACATTTGGCCCGGTGCAGCAGGGCGACCAGGTTGCTGCCGTACTCGGCGCTGCCGGCGAGAATCCGCTCGCCGGGCCGCAGGTCCAGGGCGTAAAAGGCGGCGTTCCAAGCGCGGGTGGCGCTGTCGGCGAAGGCGATCTCGCCGGGCGTGCAGTTCAGCAGCCGGGCGCCGGCGGTGTAGAAGTGCTCCAGCTCGGCGCTGCGCCGATCCATCACCTCGTAGCCCCCCTGCAGCTCCTCCTCGCGCAGGTAGCCGTAGAGGGCGTCGGCCACCGGCGCCGGCGGCAGCGCGGCGCCGGCGTTGTTGAAATGGATCAGCTCGTTGCAGCCGCGGGTCTCAAGGCGGGCCCGGGCCAGGTCGAAGGGGGCCACCATCAGCCGCTGCGCTCCCAGATCGTCACTTGGGAAATGCTGTGCTGGAACTTGCGCGCGGTCTCGCGGATGACGAACTCGACATCGCGCGGCTCGCCGAGCTGGCGGAAATGGGGGGCGAGCAGCTCCTGCAGCCCCTCCTGGGTGGTGAAGGGTTCCCCGGCGCGGCGGATGCCGCCGACCCATTTCTCCTTCTTGGTGAACTCCTCCAGCCAGGTGTAGGGGGAGGCGAGCACCAGCAGCCCGCCGGGATTGAGCCGCTGGTGAATGCTGCCGAGGAAGCGCGCCGGGTCGTAGAGCCGGTCGAGCAGGTTGCCGGCGAGCACCAGGTCGTAGCCGGTGAACTGGGGCTTGAGGTTGTGGGCGTCGCCCTGGAAGAACTCGATCCGCGTGCCGAGCCCCTCGAGGCCGAAGTCGCTCAGGCGCTGCTCGTGGAAGGAGACGATTTCCCCCTCCTCGGGGAGCTGGTAGTGGATGATCCCCTTCTCCTGCAGCTGGTAGGCGATGCGGATGAAGCGGGCGGAGAAGTCGATCCCCGAGACGAACTCGAACTGCCTGGCCAACTCGAAGCTGGCTCGGCCCACGGCGCAGCCCAGATCCAAGGCGCGCCGCTTCGGCCGCCCGTCCATGGCCTCGAGGCAGATCTGCGCCAGCCGCGCCGGGAAGTTCTCCACGGCGAATTTTCCCGGGCCGAAATGGGCGTCGCAGTACTGGGCGACGGCCGCGTCGGTCTCGTACATGGCTTCGGGGCTGGGCAGCTCCTGCTCGGCGGCCACGTAGCGCAGCCCGGCGTGCTGGAAGAAGTGGCGGCGAAAGGCGTAGCGGCAATCGCGGGTCGCCTCGTTGCCGGTGGAGATCCACGAGCCGCCCTTGATCAGGTTGTGCTGGGTGTCGAAGGTCGGGGTGGAGAAGTCGTCGTAGTAGGGGTGAACCTCGAAGCCGTCGAAGCCGGTGATCGGCGTCTCGGTCCACTGCCAGACGTTGCCGACCAGGTCGTAGAACTCGCCGAAGGCGAAGCGGGTCACCGGGCAGGAGGAGGCCCAGTGTTCGAGGTTGATGTTGCCCGGCGCCTTGTCCCAGTCGGGCTGATCGGGAATCTGCTGCCGGTCGCGCAGGCAGTACCACTCGTCCTCGGTCGGCAGGCGGATCGGCAGGCCGGTGTTCTTTGCTTTCCAGTTGCAGAAGGCCTTGGCCTCCAGGTAGTTGACCTCCACCGGCCAGTCCCAGGGCATGGGGATCTCCCGGGCCATGGTGCGCAGGCGCTCGCCCGCGCCGTCCCTGATCCAGAACAGCGGGTGCTGCGCCCGGCTGTAGCCCAGCCAGCGCTGGCCCTCCTCGGTCCAGAAGGCGGGGGTGCGGTGGCCGCCGGCCTCGACGAACTCCAGATACTCGCGATTGGAGACCAGGTACTTGCCGGCCTGAAAATCCTCCACCTCGAAGCTGTGGCGGCCGAATTCGTTGTCCCAGCCGTAGAGCCGGTGATCCTTCGCTTTGCCGAGGCGGACCTTGCCGCCGGCCACCGGCAGCAGGATGTTGCGCGGGGCTTCGCCGGTTTCCGTGCAGATCTCCCAGAGCGGAAGTTGGCGGACCTGCTCGAGGGGCAGGCGGCGGATGATCACCGAGGAGGTTTCCAGGTGGATGCGCGAGTGCTCGATCCCCATCAGGATCGCCCACCAGGGGTTGTCCCAGTCGATGGGCAGGCTCAGCGGCAGGCTCTCGATCAGCCCGTCGACCAGCTCCCGCACCTGCTGCCGGTAGGCCTTGACCTCGGCCACCGTTGGCCAGTCGTAGTTCGCCTCGTTAAGATCGTCCCAGGACATCTCGTCGACGCCCACGGCGAACATCGCCTCGTAGCGCGGGTTGATCCGCTCGTTGATGAGCTTGGCGATGATCAGCTTGTTGATGTAGAAGGCGGCGGTATGGCCGAGGTAGAAGATCAGCGGATGGCGCAGGGGCTCGGGCCGCAGGTAGAAAGCCTCGTCGCTGGCCAGGGTGTCGTAGAGCTGCTCGTCGAGGCTGTAGGAGGCATGAAAGTAGTCGCGGATTTCGGCGCGCTTTTGCTCCGGCGTGCCGCTGTTGAGGATGGTGGTGCGGGTGTTGCGCAGGTCCATGCTGCCCTCCCGGGTGGTTGGCGGTTCGGTGCAGGGGGAAAAAACGGCGACTCGAGCCAACTACCGGGTGGCTTTGTAGTAGTTGATCAGCCCGTTGGTCGAGCAGTCGTGGCCGCTGATCTCGGTCTGCCCCTCGAGCTCGGGCAGGATGGTCTTGGCCAGCTGCTTGCCGAGCTCTACCCCCCACTGGTCGAAGGAGTTGACGTTCCAGATTGCCCCCTGGACGAAGATTTTGTGCTCGTAGAGGGCGATCAGCGTGCCCAGGGTTTTCGGCGTCAGTTTCTTGAAGAGGATGCTGTTGCTCGGCCGGTTGCCGGGGAACACCTTGTGGGGCAGCAGGGCGGCGACCTCGCGGGCGTCGAGGCCGGCGGCCTCCAGCTCCCGGCGGGCCTCGGCCTCGGTCTTGCCCTTCATCAGCGCCTCGGGCTGGGCGAAGAAGTTCGAGAGCAGCAGCCGGTGGTGTTCGCCGATGGGGTTGTGGCTCTCGACGGGGGCCAGAAAATCCGCCGGCACCAGCTTGGTCCCCTGGTGCATCAGCTGGTAGAAGGCGTGTTGGCCGTTGGTCCCTGGTTCGCCCCAGAGGATCGGCCCGGTGGAGTAGTCGACCGGGGTGCCCTCCAGGGTGACCCGCTTGCCGTTGCTCTCCATGTCCCCCTGCTGGAAGTAGGCGGGGAAGCGGTGCAGATACTGGTCGTAGGGGAGGATGGCGTGGCTCTGGGCGCCGAAGAAGTTGTTGTACCAGATCCCCAGCAGGGCCATGACCACCGGGATATTGCCCTCCAGCGGCGCGCTGCGGAAATGCTCGTCGGCCGCGTGGGCCCCGGCCAGCAGTTCTTCGAAGTTGTCCATGCCGATGTATAGGGCGATGGACAGGCCGATGGCCGACCACAGCGAATAGCGCCCTCCCACCCAGTCCCAGAACTCGAACATGTTCTGCCCATCGATACCGAAGGCGATGACCTTTTCGGCGTTGGTGGAGATGGCGACGAAGTGTTTGGCCACCTGCTGCGGCGCCCCGGCCGCCTCGAGCAGCCAGCGCTTGGCCGACTCGGCGTTGGCCATGGTCTCCTGAGTGGTGAAGGTCTTCGAGGCGATCAGAAACAGGGTGGTTTCGGGATTGAGCGGCCGCAGGGTTTCGGCGATGTGGGTGCCGTCGACGTTGGAGACGAAATGCACCCGCAGCCCACCCCGGCCGTAGGGCTTGAGGGCTTCGGTGACCATCAGCGGGCCGAGGTCCGAGCCGCCGATGCCGATGTTGACCACGTCACTGATCGGCTTGCCGGTAAAGCCGAGCCAGGCGCCGCTGCGCACCCGCTCGGAAAAGGTCCGCATCTTCGCCAGCACCGCGTTGACCCCGGGCATGACATCCTCGCCCTCGACCCGGATCGGCCGGTTGGAGCGGTTGCGCAGCGCCACGTGGAGCACCGCCCGCTGCTCGCTGGCGTTGATCTTCTCGCCGGCGAACATCCCTTGGCGTTTTCGCTCCACCCCGCTCTGCCTGGCCAGCTCGAGCAGTAGCCCCATGGTGTCCGCGGTGATGCGATTCTTGGAATAGTCGAAGAGAATATCGTTCAACCGCAGGGAAAAACACTCGAACCGCTCGGGGTCGGCCTGAAAAAGCTCGCGCATGTGCAGCTCGACGACCTGCTGGTAGTGGGTCTGCAGGGCCTGCCAGGCCGGCAACCGGGTCAGTGGGGTCATGGAATGCTCCTCCATTGCGGGTGTTGGCAATAAGATCCAAAAGTATACTGCCCAGACCGGGATGGGCAAGTTTCTTGACCCGCCAAGCGCAAGGTCGCAAAACAGCTCTTCGGTGAAAAAGACCCGGAAGAAACCGCTATCTTCTGGTACTCTATAGGATGTTTGCCATATGGGACGGCAGGGTTTGCCGTTTCTTGTCGGGAGGGGGTGGGTCGATGCGACATCCTGAAAAGACAACGTCGCCGGGTTCCCTGGACCGCCAGCGGCTCAAATCGATCTACGAATCCCTGCGCCCCGCCTACGAAGCGGCTCTGCAGGCGGTACTCCGGGAGATTCGCGCCTGCCTGGAGCGGCACGGTCACAGCCCGAACATCAAATACAGGGTCAAGCGGTTTGAGAATTACTTTGAAAAACTCGGGCGGTTCGACCAGGGGGGCAAACCCCAGGCGCTGAGCGACCTGCTCGGCCTGCGCATCATCTGCCCGTTTCTGGAAGACCTGGAGACCGTCGAGGGGTTGCTGGTCAAGAATTTCGAGGTGGTGGAACTGGAGCGCAAGGGGGCCCGCCACTCCTTCCGCGAGTTCGGCTACGACTCGGTGCACCTGCTGATCCGTCTCGACCGGGAACTGCTCGGCGAAACCCTGCCCCATTCGGCGGCGGTGGCCGAGGTCCAGCTGCGCACTATTCTGCAGGACGCCTGGGCCGAGGTGGAGCACGAACTCATCTACAAATCGGACATTTCCCTGCCCAACGAGTCGGTCAAGCGCAAGCTGGCTTCCCTGAACGCCACCCTCACCCTGTCGGATCTGATTTTCCAGGAAATCCGCGACTACCAGAGAGAGATCCGCGACCGCGACCGCAAGCGCCGCCAGAGCCTGGAGGCCAAGCTCGGCGCCCCGTTCTGCATCTCCATGCCCGGAGCGGAACCGGCGGGCGACCAGGGCCAGGCAGCGGTGTCTCTGGAACTGGGCTCCAGGCTCGGGCAGCACAAGCTGGAGCGGGCCATGCTCGCCGCCCTCGATGCCCACAGCCGCGGCGAGTTGGGGCAGGCGGTGCAGCTGTACACGCAGATTCTGCGCCTGAAGCTGGCCGACCCGATCCGCGCCCTGGTCTACAACCACCGGGGGATGGCGCATTTCGCCCGTTCCGATTATCGCCGGGCGATCCGGGATTTTTCCCGGGCCATCGATTTCGACGCCAAAAACACCCGCTGCTACAACAACCGCGCTCTGACCTTTCGGGTCCTGAAGCGTTTCGACCGCTCCCTGGCCGACTACGACCGTTCGCTGGCCATCAAATCCTCCCAGCTCGATGCGCTCTGGGGCAGAGCGCAGACCTGCTACGAAATGAAACTCTTCACCCAGGCCCTGGCCGACTGCGAAAAGGCGCTCGCTCTGCAGGCCGATTTCGCCCCGGCGCAGGCCCTGGTCCGCCGCATCGGCAGTCAGGTTTTCTGAATGCCAAGAAGCGGCCCCGGCCGTCTTCTCAACGGCTGCTGATCCGGGTGACCAGCACCCGGCGGATTTCCCGGAGCTTGGCTTTGATGCGTTCGGCGTTGTCGGCTCCGCTGCGCAGCAGCAGCTTCTGCCCGGCCGAGAGGCTCTCCAGGGCCGGGTCGGCGAAGTGGTAGAGGATCTTGGGCCGCACCAGGCGGATCGGCCCCTCGACCCGCGGGGTCTCGAGCAGGTGGTCGATCACCTCGATCAGGCGGTCGTTGAAATACCCCTTCGGGTAGCCGAGCTCCCGGTAGGCCTCCTGGAACAGGGGGTAGTAGTGGACGTAGGTCGCCACCAGGGCCTGGCTGTCGAGGGACTCGGCGAATTTCACGTAGGGGGCGTAGCGCCGGTGGTTGTCGGGGCCGATTACCTCGCCGCCGGCTTCCGTGGCGGTGATGAAACTCCCCGCCGGGGGCCTGGTCGGCAGTTGCTTGACGGGCAGGGTCGGGCGCGGAAGGTTGTCGATGGTGACTACCACGCGCTGGATGAAGTTCTTCAGGACGAACAACTCCTCCAGGCCCTTCGCGTCAGACATTCCGGCGAGGGTCTCCTGGATCGTCTCGTCGCTCTGCTGCAGCGCCGGAAGCGGTGCCGGCTTCTGCTCCGCTTGCTCCTGCTCCTGGCCCGGCGCCGGAGCCTGGGGTTCGGGTACCGGATAGCGGATCGCCGGCTCGGTCGGTTCGACCGGCTGCTGCTGTTCGGCAACACCGACAGCCTGGGTCGGCTCCTGGGCGGGCGGCTGGTAGAAGACCAGGTAGAGGGCCGCGGCGGCCGCCAGCAGCAAGACAATCCCCAACAGTGATTTTTTCATGGCATCGCTACCCTTCGGGTTTCGGGAGGGAAGAGGGGCGCGGCGCGTCTTCCCCTATCAGGGGATGAGGACGCGCCTCCTGGTGAAAAGGGTAACGGGCTTTTGCCGGGTGTCAACCGCCGCAAACCCACCCCGGGTCGGGGTTAATTCCAAGGATATCGGGCCCTTGCCCGATCAGCGACGCCGCGGCGGTTTTCTGCCCGGCTGCCCGGCGCCGAGCTTGGCGACGAACACCACGTGGCGCAAACCGCCGCGGCCCGGGCGCTCGTTGCTGGTGGCGAAGCCGGCCAGGCGCAGCCGCTTGTCGAAGCGCTCGTCATAGTTTTCGCCCCACACGGCAAACACCCCGCCGGGCCTGAGCGCGGCCTTGACGGCGGCGATCGCCCTGCTGCCGTAGAGCGGATCGTTGCGCTGGTCGGTGTGGTAGTGGGGGCCCTTGTAGAGGTCGAAGACGATGGCGTCGAAGCCCGGCTCGTCCGGCCCGACGGCCGAACGGCGCACCCGCTCGGCGACGTCGACGATCTCCACCGAGACCCGCGGATCGCTCGCCGCGTTGTCGGTGAGTCCCGCCAACGGCCCCCGGCACCATTCCAGGACCAC
This window encodes:
- a CDS encoding extracellular solute-binding protein; this encodes MKKFNFKRILFAGMLAMLAAGPVLAEELVVYSARNEQLIKPLFDAYTAETGVEFKYITDKEGPLMERLKAEGKNTPADLLITVDAGNLWHAANEGLLQPVNSAVLAKNVPPFLRDADNQWFGLSLRARTIVYSTERVKPEELSTYEALGEPQWKGRLLLRTSKKVYNQSLVAMMIAEHGEQKTEQIVRSWVANLAAPPTSNDTQLMEAILAGQGDVGIVNTYYFGRLQKENPDIKLALFWPNQKQEKSGVHVNVSGAGVTKHAKHKEAAVKFLEWLSSEKAQNIFADANMEYPVNPAVQAHADVAAWGEFQKSPFNLTQAGALQGDAIKLMDRSEYR
- a CDS encoding nucleoside recognition domain-containing protein, translating into MQELVNLILAAGRSAVDLALYILLPVMIVMMAFMKLLEAKGGLALIARFLSPGLRIFGLPGNGAFAMVQLMLVSFAAPVATLSIMEGDGTSRRGIAATLAMVFTMAQANVVFPMVAVGLNLGAIIATSIVGGLAAAALTYYVFARGFGGEQAPPPRCEEGRPKPHRTTALNIMITGGQEAVQIVLGALPILVLAIFLVGVLKATGAISLLEWALGPLFNLVGLPGIAVLPVATKFLAGGTAMMGVALDLLKQGSLSVAELNRIAGFIIHPFDIVGVAVLGSAGSRCASVVRPAVAGALGGVLIRGVLHLLIF
- a CDS encoding 4a-hydroxytetrahydrobiopterin dehydratase; its protein translation is MGNEKNELANRRCTPCEGGTPPLSAKQAERLLQGLEGWESQEGMIYRTFRFKNYCQTMAFVNAVAWIAHRENHHPDLQVGYNTCRVSYTTHAIGGLSENDFICAAKVQQLQD
- a CDS encoding sensor domain-containing protein; the protein is MVSQEYQERFQFVFNLPAISALIVNARGEFLEANPFACQFLGYAKEEMAGLSVREVTHPEDLEKSLAFYSAEGLQKHRAFHYRKRFLRKDGQTVWGQVSAAWIPGELGEAEHGLVLLQDITEHQTAQESVAAERSFFQSVVDSLGDPVKVVDLNQHILTLNRAAKKMLPENAPAPQTQRCDHASRACQLPCSALDGACNLAVIQKTGQPLVSLQRLELDSGEVHVYEITATPLWNEQGELRGIVETSRNITERLKAAAKIEESEKRLEYLTHYDPLTRLPNQALLLDRLQQTLARAQRSSGKVAVLLLDLDRFKAIIQSLGGRSGNLLLAEVARRLELHVRKADTLARYGEDEFVVVLEQFGDINQVVEVAQRLLDELAREADLDGVPVFVTASIGISLFPEDAGDGDGLLRRAEAAMQRAQEEGGNAYQFYTSGMTTQTRERLELEAQLREAIRSDQLQLYYQPQVNLVSGRCIGSEALVRWMHPHKGMISPGAFIPLAEETGLIEPLGLWGLRTACAWNRSLQERGLTPVPVSVNISARQFFRPNFSALVARILEETGLEARYLELEITESMLMKDVKTAIAVMQQLKEQGISLALDDFGTGYSSLSYLRQFPIKKLKIDQSFIRDLVRDANAAAITRAVIALAQSLNLRVIAEGVETREQAELLKTMGCYEIQGYLFSRPLPAKEAEAYLARG
- the ovoA gene encoding 5-histidylcysteine sulfoxide synthase; the protein is MDLRNTRTTILNSGTPEQKRAEIRDYFHASYSLDEQLYDTLASDEAFYLRPEPLRHPLIFYLGHTAAFYINKLIIAKLINERINPRYEAMFAVGVDEMSWDDLNEANYDWPTVAEVKAYRQQVRELVDGLIESLPLSLPIDWDNPWWAILMGIEHSRIHLETSSVIIRRLPLEQVRQLPLWEICTETGEAPRNILLPVAGGKVRLGKAKDHRLYGWDNEFGRHSFEVEDFQAGKYLVSNREYLEFVEAGGHRTPAFWTEEGQRWLGYSRAQHPLFWIRDGAGERLRTMAREIPMPWDWPVEVNYLEAKAFCNWKAKNTGLPIRLPTEDEWYCLRDRQQIPDQPDWDKAPGNINLEHWASSCPVTRFAFGEFYDLVGNVWQWTETPITGFDGFEVHPYYDDFSTPTFDTQHNLIKGGSWISTGNEATRDCRYAFRRHFFQHAGLRYVAAEQELPSPEAMYETDAAVAQYCDAHFGPGKFAVENFPARLAQICLEAMDGRPKRRALDLGCAVGRASFELARQFEFVSGIDFSARFIRIAYQLQEKGIIHYQLPEEGEIVSFHEQRLSDFGLEGLGTRIEFFQGDAHNLKPQFTGYDLVLAGNLLDRLYDPARFLGSIHQRLNPGGLLVLASPYTWLEEFTKKEKWVGGIRRAGEPFTTQEGLQELLAPHFRQLGEPRDVEFVIRETARKFQHSISQVTIWERSG
- the pgi gene encoding glucose-6-phosphate isomerase, whose amino-acid sequence is MTPLTRLPAWQALQTHYQQVVELHMRELFQADPERFECFSLRLNDILFDYSKNRITADTMGLLLELARQSGVERKRQGMFAGEKINASEQRAVLHVALRNRSNRPIRVEGEDVMPGVNAVLAKMRTFSERVRSGAWLGFTGKPISDVVNIGIGGSDLGPLMVTEALKPYGRGGLRVHFVSNVDGTHIAETLRPLNPETTLFLIASKTFTTQETMANAESAKRWLLEAAGAPQQVAKHFVAISTNAEKVIAFGIDGQNMFEFWDWVGGRYSLWSAIGLSIALYIGMDNFEELLAGAHAADEHFRSAPLEGNIPVVMALLGIWYNNFFGAQSHAILPYDQYLHRFPAYFQQGDMESNGKRVTLEGTPVDYSTGPILWGEPGTNGQHAFYQLMHQGTKLVPADFLAPVESHNPIGEHHRLLLSNFFAQPEALMKGKTEAEARRELEAAGLDAREVAALLPHKVFPGNRPSNSILFKKLTPKTLGTLIALYEHKIFVQGAIWNVNSFDQWGVELGKQLAKTILPELEGQTEISGHDCSTNGLINYYKATR